From one Streptomyces sp. SCSIO 30461 genomic stretch:
- a CDS encoding type III effector protein, with the protein MSKSEQPLPVAPASFLAATAALTAIDGAVRAAHAAPGERPSVSAPVGAEQALAALLLLREVREQLAGWESDLIETARAAGASWAELAGPLGVTSRQAAERRYLRLRPGAAGSTGEQRVRATRDSRAADRAVAVWARQNAGTLRGLAGQITALADLPPEAAAPVERLLDALADNDAAALTGPLAEALPHLYEHSDIADRLGNVTHRMGKLRQDSTDQRRST; encoded by the coding sequence ATGTCGAAGAGCGAACAGCCGCTGCCTGTCGCCCCCGCCTCATTTCTCGCCGCTACGGCGGCATTGACCGCCATAGACGGAGCCGTACGGGCCGCACACGCGGCGCCAGGCGAACGTCCTTCCGTCAGCGCCCCGGTCGGCGCCGAACAAGCTCTGGCTGCCCTGCTGCTTCTGCGAGAAGTCCGCGAGCAGCTCGCGGGCTGGGAGAGCGACCTGATCGAGACGGCGCGCGCCGCGGGTGCGAGCTGGGCCGAGTTGGCCGGCCCCCTGGGGGTCACCAGCCGCCAAGCGGCCGAGCGGCGCTACCTGCGCCTGCGGCCCGGCGCCGCCGGTAGTACCGGTGAGCAGCGGGTTCGGGCCACCCGCGACAGTCGGGCAGCGGACCGAGCCGTAGCGGTCTGGGCCCGTCAGAACGCCGGCACCCTGCGCGGGCTCGCCGGGCAGATCACGGCCCTCGCCGACCTCCCGCCTGAAGCCGCCGCCCCCGTGGAGCGCCTCCTGGACGCTCTCGCCGACAACGACGCCGCCGCACTGACAGGCCCTCTTGCCGAAGCCCTCCCCCACCTGTACGAACACTCCGACATCGCGGACCGCCTCGGCAATGTCACCCACCGCATGGGCAAGCTACGCCAGGACAGCACCGACCAACGCCGCTCCACCTGA
- a CDS encoding plasmid stabilization protein — protein sequence MPAGSSRKRERQYEHIKDSAEKRGMSEGRAKEMAARTVNKERARSGEAKTSSKTSTRDPLSASQRGGQRSHSGAQGLTKDQLYAEAKKKNIEGRSTMNKQELRNALGR from the coding sequence ATGCCGGCTGGATCCAGTAGGAAGCGCGAGCGGCAGTACGAGCACATCAAGGACAGTGCCGAGAAGCGCGGCATGTCCGAGGGCCGAGCGAAGGAGATGGCGGCCCGCACGGTCAACAAGGAGCGTGCACGGTCCGGGGAAGCGAAGACGTCCAGCAAGACCTCCACCCGCGATCCGCTGTCCGCTTCCCAGCGCGGCGGGCAGCGCTCCCACTCCGGCGCTCAGGGCCTCACCAAGGACCAGCTGTACGCGGAGGCCAAGAAGAAGAACATCGAAGGCCGCTCCACCATGAACAAGCAGGAACTGCGCAACGCCCTCGGCCGCTGA
- a CDS encoding WYL domain-containing protein — protein MRSDRLVAILLLLQRREQVTAAEVSRELDVSERTARRDLDALAMAGVPVYSVQGRGGGWRLVGGARTDLSGLTASEARALFLAVGPASDATPAMKAALRKLVHALPKPFQVQAEAAASSLVVDPQRWGASRIEHRPPRFLDELQDAVISGVQVSLGYVDSKGVETRRIVHPLGIVAKGPVWYLVSNTETGRRIFRIDRVSSADPTGDPVHRPGDFDLAESWNEIAKEVDRKRTPLEVQAVCTPDGIGVLRMALGDRLDVGGSTTDGRIEVVIRGPNEYILAGELSGLVEWVEVTGPPGVRDHLASIGNALVERYGQPRTSGDLHPS, from the coding sequence ATGCGATCCGATCGGCTGGTGGCCATACTGCTCTTGCTCCAACGGCGCGAGCAGGTGACAGCCGCAGAGGTCTCCCGAGAGCTGGACGTCTCCGAGCGCACCGCCCGCCGTGACCTCGACGCCCTGGCCATGGCCGGGGTGCCCGTGTACTCCGTGCAGGGCCGAGGCGGCGGCTGGCGCCTCGTGGGCGGCGCTCGTACCGACCTATCCGGGTTGACCGCCAGTGAGGCACGCGCCCTGTTCCTGGCTGTCGGTCCGGCCTCGGATGCGACGCCGGCGATGAAAGCAGCTCTGCGCAAGCTCGTCCATGCTCTACCGAAGCCCTTCCAGGTGCAGGCCGAGGCAGCAGCGTCGTCGCTGGTCGTAGACCCGCAGCGATGGGGGGCGAGCCGGATCGAGCACCGGCCGCCTCGCTTCCTCGACGAACTCCAGGACGCGGTGATCAGCGGCGTCCAGGTGTCGCTCGGCTACGTCGACAGCAAAGGCGTCGAAACCCGGAGAATCGTCCACCCGCTGGGCATCGTCGCCAAAGGTCCTGTGTGGTATCTCGTCTCCAACACCGAGACCGGCCGACGGATCTTCCGGATCGACCGCGTGTCGTCCGCCGACCCGACCGGCGACCCTGTGCACCGACCCGGGGACTTCGACCTTGCCGAGAGCTGGAATGAGATCGCCAAAGAGGTCGATCGCAAACGAACGCCGCTGGAGGTCCAGGCGGTATGCACACCCGACGGGATAGGCGTACTCCGGATGGCGCTCGGCGACCGGCTCGACGTGGGAGGTTCCACGACCGATGGCCGCATCGAGGTCGTGATCCGCGGCCCCAATGAGTACATCCTCGCCGGCGAGCTCTCCGGGCTGGTCGAATGGGTCGAGGTGACCGGCCCTCCGGGGGTCCGAGACCACCTGGCCTCGATCGGCAACGCCCTCGTCGAACGATACGGCCAGCCGCGCACCAGCGGAGACCTTCACCCGTCTTGA
- a CDS encoding recombinase family protein: MERPKFGKLRDYARPGDTVHISEMFRLVRGNQHILDVLEVLHRDRLALRIHDGAFSSMDLTARQTFLDHPHNEDLPPARTERRRTPRRPGRLLIDTEIPMRLRVAGVIVLLYAQPLSRVVRLTLDDVIRNGDAVLLRLGEPPSPVPAPVSALLLEHITNRGNMNTATNPTSRWFFPGRRTGQPLGPNHLSALLNEVGIPIAAARGAAIRQQLLELPAPVVANALGYHNKTTSRLRNETGGTWSRYAAGDHGRSPVGWAPKTTGES, encoded by the coding sequence CTGGAGCGCCCGAAGTTCGGCAAGCTCCGCGACTACGCGCGGCCAGGCGACACCGTGCACATTTCCGAGATGTTCCGCCTCGTCCGGGGCAACCAACACATCCTCGACGTCCTCGAAGTGCTCCACCGTGACCGTCTCGCCCTGCGCATCCACGACGGCGCGTTCTCCTCGATGGACCTCACCGCCCGCCAGACGTTCCTTGACCATCCCCACAATGAAGATCTCCCGCCGGCCCGCACTGAGCGAAGACGAACGCCTCGCCGCCCTGGCAGACTTCTGATCGACACGGAGATACCGATGCGACTCCGCGTCGCCGGAGTCATCGTTCTTCTCTACGCACAACCGCTGAGCCGCGTCGTCCGGCTCACTCTTGACGACGTCATCCGCAACGGCGACGCCGTGCTGCTACGACTCGGTGAGCCACCCTCGCCCGTCCCGGCGCCGGTCTCCGCCCTGCTGCTGGAGCACATCACGAACCGCGGCAACATGAACACCGCGACCAACCCGACGTCCCGCTGGTTCTTCCCCGGCCGCCGGACCGGCCAGCCGCTCGGCCCCAACCACCTGTCCGCGCTCCTGAACGAGGTCGGAATCCCAATCGCCGCCGCCCGCGGCGCCGCCATCCGACAGCAACTCCTCGAACTGCCCGCACCTGTCGTTGCGAACGCTCTCGGCTACCACAACAAGACCACCAGTCGCCTCCGCAACGAGACCGGCGGCACCTGGAGCCGATACGCCGCCGGAGACCACGGGAGGTCACCGGTCGGCTGGGCACCCAAAACAACCGGCGAGAGTTGA
- a CDS encoding YdeI/OmpD-associated family protein, translating to MVTGTELDELIVADGAALRAWLLDNHTTSPGVWLALTRKGGTVTTLTWQQAVDEALCFGWIDGQARKRDEESSWRRYTPRRPRSVWSQRNVANVARLEAAGLMQPAGRAAVDAAKADGRWTAAYAPASEADVPADLRAAIAADPAAQAMFEVLTKTNRFALINRVNAVKRAETRTRKIAECVAMLVRHETIHPQRARPADPPAS from the coding sequence GTGGTGACCGGAACCGAGCTGGATGAGTTGATCGTCGCTGACGGCGCGGCGCTGCGCGCGTGGCTGCTGGACAACCACACCACCTCTCCTGGCGTGTGGCTCGCCCTGACCAGGAAGGGCGGCACCGTTACCACGCTGACCTGGCAACAGGCGGTCGACGAGGCACTGTGCTTCGGCTGGATCGACGGGCAGGCCCGCAAGCGCGACGAGGAGAGCTCCTGGAGGCGGTACACCCCGCGCCGACCCCGCAGCGTCTGGTCCCAGCGCAACGTCGCCAACGTGGCCCGGTTGGAGGCGGCCGGCCTGATGCAGCCCGCCGGCCGCGCCGCGGTCGACGCCGCGAAGGCCGACGGGCGGTGGACGGCCGCCTATGCGCCGGCATCGGAAGCGGATGTCCCGGCCGACCTGCGAGCCGCGATCGCCGCCGACCCAGCGGCGCAGGCGATGTTCGAGGTACTCACCAAGACCAACCGCTTCGCCCTCATCAACCGGGTCAATGCCGTCAAGCGGGCCGAGACGCGCACACGGAAGATCGCCGAGTGCGTGGCGATGCTGGTCCGGCACGAGACGATCCACCCGCAGAGAGCCAGGCCAGCGGACCCGCCGGCGTCGTGA
- a CDS encoding dienelactone hydrolase family protein codes for MTTITTRTVEYPADGLTMIGHLALPAGVDRRPAVLLGPEGTGLSDVERRRADALAELGYVALAFDLHGGRYLGDPEEMLARCMPLLADPDRMRGIGHAALDVLRTEPRTNPDRIAAVGYGTGGAIALELGRDGVNLRAIATVNGLITSRPGEAARIRCPVWAGVGSEDPIMAPAQRDAFTAEMQAAGVDWRLVVYGGALHAFHHPLVDHTVRPGVGYHPRHAQRAWRDVVALLAECLPVTD; via the coding sequence ATGACAACGATTACGACGCGCACGGTCGAGTATCCGGCCGACGGTTTGACGATGATCGGGCACCTCGCGCTCCCGGCCGGTGTCGACCGCCGACCCGCGGTGCTGCTCGGACCAGAGGGCACGGGGCTCAGCGACGTCGAGCGCCGCCGAGCCGATGCCCTCGCGGAGCTGGGATATGTAGCGCTGGCCTTCGACCTTCACGGTGGGCGCTATTTGGGGGACCCCGAGGAGATGCTGGCCCGCTGCATGCCGCTGCTCGCCGACCCCGACCGGATGCGAGGCATCGGCCACGCGGCGCTCGACGTGTTGCGCACCGAACCGCGAACCAACCCCGACCGGATAGCCGCCGTCGGCTACGGCACCGGGGGCGCCATCGCGCTGGAACTCGGGCGCGACGGCGTCAACCTGCGCGCGATCGCGACAGTCAACGGGCTGATCACGAGCCGACCGGGCGAGGCGGCGCGCATCCGCTGCCCGGTATGGGCCGGGGTCGGGTCGGAAGACCCGATCATGGCGCCCGCCCAACGGGACGCGTTCACCGCAGAGATGCAGGCCGCGGGCGTCGACTGGCGCCTCGTGGTCTACGGAGGAGCCCTGCACGCCTTCCACCATCCACTGGTCGATCACACCGTGCGTCCCGGCGTCGGCTACCACCCACGGCACGCACAGCGAGCCTGGCGTGACGTCGTCGCTCTGCTCGCGGAGTGCCTGCCCGTTACGGATTGA
- a CDS encoding recombinase family protein, which yields MLVPQLRAELEVRTPADRGPGRAWEMGPAIDAATPEATMRPTRVGYARCSTAQQELQSQLDALAEAGCDPVFSEKISTRIKVRPEFTKAMDFARTIKKAVPHQQVIFTVHEMKRLGRGAAELLAIAEDLRHHDIQLELLTGPLQGVYDPSGHGAALFAFFAGMAESEREYIREKSLEGQASARERGRHGGRPKVVDDDMADYARSLRANGAPVPEIARKLVITSGKNQGKRPSVATVYRILAEDEPDS from the coding sequence ATGCTCGTCCCCCAACTCCGCGCCGAGCTCGAAGTCCGCACCCCCGCCGACCGCGGCCCCGGCCGCGCGTGGGAGATGGGCCCGGCCATCGACGCCGCGACGCCCGAGGCCACGATGAGACCCACAAGAGTGGGGTACGCGAGGTGCAGCACCGCCCAGCAAGAACTCCAGAGCCAACTCGACGCCCTGGCGGAAGCCGGGTGCGACCCGGTCTTCTCCGAGAAGATCAGCACCCGGATCAAGGTCCGGCCCGAGTTCACCAAGGCGATGGACTTCGCCCGCACCATCAAGAAGGCCGTCCCCCACCAACAGGTGATCTTCACCGTGCACGAGATGAAGCGCCTGGGCCGCGGCGCCGCCGAACTCCTGGCCATCGCCGAGGACCTGCGCCACCACGACATCCAGCTCGAACTCCTCACCGGCCCCCTCCAAGGGGTCTACGACCCCTCCGGACACGGCGCCGCCCTCTTCGCCTTCTTCGCCGGCATGGCCGAGTCCGAGCGCGAATACATCCGGGAGAAGTCCCTCGAAGGCCAGGCATCCGCCCGCGAACGCGGCCGTCACGGCGGACGCCCCAAGGTCGTCGACGACGACATGGCCGACTACGCCCGCAGCCTGCGAGCCAACGGCGCACCCGTCCCCGAGATCGCCCGCAAGCTCGTCATCACCTCGGGCAAGAACCAGGGCAAGCGGCCCTCGGTCGCCACCGTCTACCGCATCCTCGCTGAGGATGAACCGGACAGCTGA
- a CDS encoding alpha/beta hydrolase: MFNQADFPEPTLIQVNGVELEVFEAGRENKGKPIVLCHGWPEHAFSWRHQMPVLAAAGYHVIAPNQRGYGNSSRPTEVTDYDIEHLTGDLVALLDHHGYEDATFVGHDWGAFVVWGLTLLHPDRVNKLINLSLPYQERGETPWIEVMETFLGGDFYFVHFNRQPGVADAAFDANTSQFLRNLYRKNVPPAPPEPGMAFINLAKAETPLGEPIMSDSDLAVYVSAFETSGFTGGINWYRNLDRNWHQLAGADPIIKQPALMIYGDQDFAIPRFERLAEFVPNVEVVGLDCGHWVQEEMPEETNQVISEWLERQS; this comes from the coding sequence GTGTTCAATCAAGCAGATTTTCCCGAGCCCACCCTCATCCAGGTCAACGGTGTGGAGCTCGAAGTCTTCGAGGCAGGCCGGGAAAACAAGGGCAAGCCCATCGTGCTCTGCCACGGCTGGCCGGAGCACGCCTTCTCCTGGCGTCACCAGATGCCCGTCCTCGCAGCGGCTGGCTACCACGTCATCGCACCGAACCAGCGGGGTTACGGCAACTCATCCCGCCCGACCGAGGTGACGGACTACGACATCGAACACCTGACGGGTGATCTCGTCGCGCTCCTGGACCACCATGGCTACGAAGACGCCACCTTCGTCGGCCATGACTGGGGTGCGTTCGTCGTCTGGGGACTGACCCTGTTGCACCCCGACCGGGTGAACAAGCTGATCAACCTGAGCCTGCCTTACCAGGAGCGCGGAGAAACGCCGTGGATCGAGGTCATGGAAACCTTCCTCGGTGGCGACTTCTACTTCGTCCACTTCAACCGGCAGCCGGGCGTCGCGGACGCCGCATTCGATGCCAACACCTCCCAGTTCCTCCGCAACCTCTACCGGAAGAACGTGCCCCCCGCACCCCCTGAGCCGGGCATGGCATTTATCAACCTCGCCAAGGCGGAAACGCCACTCGGTGAGCCCATCATGAGCGACAGTGACCTGGCCGTCTACGTCTCCGCGTTCGAGACGTCGGGATTCACGGGCGGCATCAACTGGTACAGGAACCTCGACCGCAACTGGCACCAGCTGGCGGGCGCGGACCCGATCATCAAGCAGCCCGCCCTCATGATCTACGGCGACCAGGACTTCGCGATCCCGAGGTTCGAAAGACTGGCAGAGTTCGTGCCCAACGTGGAAGTGGTCGGCCTGGACTGCGGTCACTGGGTCCAGGAGGAAATGCCAGAAGAAACCAACCAGGTGATTTCGGAATGGCTGGAACGGCAGAGCTAG
- a CDS encoding glutamate--cysteine ligase: MIRTVGVEEELLLVDAESGELQDLSAAVLAAVSHEALRGGNNGVFQAELQRQQLEFATSPRKTMDDLAAEVRRWRAEAAHRAEAMGAAVAALATSPLPVTPSLGFSERHRWMGDRFGLTAQEQLTGGCHVHVSVVSDEEGIAVLDRIRPWLAVLLALSANSPFWQGRDSQYDSYRSQVWGRWPSAGPTEIFGSPDVYHRLVQTLLDTGVLRDEGMVYFDARLSKRYPTVEIRAADVCLDASTTVLLAALARGLVETASREWATGAQPDRHHVTTLRMASWQAGRYGLDGQLVHPLTMRPAPAEAVVHALVDHVRDALHDAGDLALVQEAITSLLTTGNGARVQKDLLERTGSLRAVVKECVKRTQT; the protein is encoded by the coding sequence ATGATTCGGACTGTGGGCGTGGAAGAGGAACTGCTCCTGGTCGACGCCGAGAGCGGGGAGCTACAGGATCTGTCAGCAGCGGTCCTGGCTGCGGTGTCGCACGAGGCGCTGCGCGGCGGAAACAACGGAGTCTTTCAGGCTGAACTGCAACGCCAGCAGCTGGAATTCGCCACAAGTCCCCGGAAGACCATGGATGATCTTGCCGCCGAGGTCCGACGGTGGCGGGCTGAAGCGGCCCACCGCGCAGAGGCCATGGGCGCGGCCGTGGCCGCCCTGGCCACCTCCCCGCTACCCGTCACCCCCTCACTGGGCTTCAGCGAGCGCCACCGCTGGATGGGTGACAGGTTCGGCTTGACCGCTCAGGAACAGCTCACCGGCGGGTGCCACGTGCATGTGTCGGTGGTCTCCGACGAGGAAGGCATCGCGGTCCTTGACCGTATCCGGCCGTGGCTCGCCGTACTCCTGGCTCTGAGTGCGAACTCGCCGTTCTGGCAGGGCAGGGACAGCCAGTACGACAGCTACCGCAGCCAGGTCTGGGGGCGCTGGCCCTCCGCCGGCCCCACGGAGATCTTCGGCTCGCCAGACGTATATCACCGGCTGGTTCAGACGCTGCTCGACACTGGAGTGCTCCGCGACGAGGGAATGGTCTACTTCGACGCCAGGCTCTCCAAGCGCTATCCCACGGTGGAAATCCGCGCAGCCGATGTCTGCCTGGATGCTTCCACGACGGTCCTGCTCGCAGCCTTGGCGCGGGGGCTCGTGGAAACCGCCTCCCGGGAATGGGCCACGGGCGCGCAGCCTGACCGGCACCATGTGACGACTCTCCGGATGGCTTCCTGGCAGGCAGGCCGCTACGGGCTTGACGGTCAATTGGTCCACCCCTTGACGATGCGCCCCGCCCCTGCGGAAGCCGTGGTGCACGCGCTCGTGGACCACGTACGCGACGCGCTCCATGATGCCGGAGACCTCGCGCTTGTGCAGGAAGCGATTACCTCGCTGCTGACCACCGGAAACGGCGCCCGCGTGCAAAAAGACCTGCTGGAACGAACCGGGAGCCTCCGCGCCGTGGTCAAGGAATGCGTCAAGCGCACGCAAACGTAA
- a CDS encoding uracil-DNA glycosylase family protein, with the protein MFGDGERSALVLIVGEQPGDQEGRQGHSFIGPAGKVLTRALEDAGIDPKQTSATAEDRDAVCPGLVADLCLAMQALGKSPGG; encoded by the coding sequence GTGTTCGGCGACGGAGAGCGCTCCGCGCTCGTCCTGATCGTCGGAGAGCAACCGGGCGACCAGGAGGGCCGCCAGGGGCACTCGTTCATCGGCCCGGCCGGCAAGGTTCTGACGCGTGCGCTGGAGGACGCAGGGATCGACCCGAAGCAGACCTCTGCCACCGCCGAGGACCGTGACGCTGTCTGCCCGGGCCTCGTGGCGGACTTGTGCCTCGCAATGCAGGCCCTGGGGAAGTCCCCTGGCGGATAG
- a CDS encoding DUF2267 domain-containing protein codes for MTTVPYVYTPTTAGTTFEHLVEAVRHEGVYPTREGAEKVIRTVLTVLGRQVTGEERVEFAAHLPLEAALVFTAQIPAATPLTGCEFVNELTTLTGGTGATTRWDTGSVLRVVNRTVDNVLIDRILTQLPPVYALLFGRSELIYRLNRIKVGQLNKPHTALNPGKRPLRGCFHSKCRYASAVPCLCTITFACA; via the coding sequence ATGACGACGGTCCCGTACGTCTACACCCCGACTACGGCAGGCACGACATTCGAGCACCTGGTCGAAGCAGTGCGACACGAAGGCGTGTACCCAACCAGGGAGGGGGCCGAAAAGGTCATCCGGACCGTGCTCACCGTCCTGGGCCGGCAGGTCACCGGAGAGGAGCGCGTCGAGTTCGCCGCCCACCTGCCCCTCGAGGCAGCCCTTGTCTTCACCGCGCAGATTCCCGCGGCCACACCGCTGACCGGATGCGAGTTCGTCAACGAACTCACCACCCTCACGGGCGGCACAGGCGCCACCACCCGCTGGGACACCGGCTCTGTCCTGCGCGTCGTCAACCGAACCGTCGACAACGTCTTGATCGACCGGATCCTCACCCAGCTCCCACCGGTCTACGCCCTCCTCTTCGGACGCAGCGAACTCATTTACAGGCTGAACCGCATCAAAGTGGGACAGTTAAATAAGCCACATACTGCCCTTAACCCGGGTAAGCGCCCTCTAAGAGGTTGTTTTCACTCTAAATGCAGATATGCAAGTGCTGTGCCCTGTTTATGTACAATTACGTTTGCGTGCGCTTGA
- a CDS encoding Hsp20/alpha crystallin family protein — MLMRTDPFRELDRLTQQLLGASGTWSRPSTMPMDAYRECDDYVIALDLPGVTADAIDIDVERNMLTVKAERRPVAKPDGVQMELAERPLGVFSRQLMLADTLDTEHIKADYDAGVLTLRIPIAERAKPRKITVGAADATPKQISG, encoded by the coding sequence ATGTTGATGCGCACCGACCCGTTCCGTGAGCTCGACCGGCTCACCCAGCAGCTCCTGGGCGCATCCGGCACATGGTCACGACCGTCCACCATGCCGATGGACGCCTACCGCGAGTGCGACGACTACGTGATCGCACTCGACCTGCCCGGTGTCACCGCAGACGCGATCGACATCGACGTCGAGCGGAACATGCTGACCGTCAAAGCGGAGCGCCGTCCGGTCGCCAAGCCCGACGGCGTGCAGATGGAGCTCGCCGAGCGGCCCCTGGGGGTCTTCTCCCGACAGCTGATGCTCGCCGACACCCTCGACACCGAGCACATCAAGGCCGACTACGACGCAGGCGTACTCACCCTGCGCATCCCGATCGCGGAACGCGCTAAGCCGCGCAAGATCACCGTCGGCGCTGCCGACGCCACGCCGAAGCAGATCAGCGGCTGA
- a CDS encoding SCO0607 family lipoprotein — MNTPRPTGLAAASLPGSVRLAAAVLTSVAAVVALTGCSGWEYREYVCSRGEYPVLSVGGTGSACVSDGEEPPAGYARYPQGKVPQEVGDTWDTYWDTHTLDKDGKIIDAPEAG; from the coding sequence ATGAACACCCCCCGCCCCACGGGCCTCGCCGCCGCTTCCCTCCCCGGAAGCGTCCGCCTCGCGGCCGCCGTCCTCACGAGCGTGGCCGCGGTGGTTGCACTCACCGGATGTTCCGGCTGGGAGTACCGGGAGTATGTGTGCTCGCGTGGCGAGTATCCCGTCCTGTCCGTGGGGGGAACCGGTAGCGCCTGCGTCTCCGACGGGGAGGAGCCCCCGGCGGGATACGCCCGATACCCGCAGGGCAAGGTGCCGCAGGAGGTCGGCGACACGTGGGACACCTATTGGGACACCCACACCCTGGACAAGGACGGCAAGATCATCGACGCCCCTGAGGCGGGCTGA
- a CDS encoding recombinase family protein, whose amino-acid sequence MTAPELTEPGLLVAEPLVRTEIKIGYARVSTSGQKLERQLDALTAAGCRKIFADKKSGKNALRPELKACHAFLDPGDTLVVPSLDRYGRSLQDLINMVAELRTRGIGFTSLHENLDTTTPGGRLVFHVFAALAEFIRELIVIGTNEGLVAARERGRVGGRPSVATEEIIRAARDLLPDPGRSITSIAKLLGVSPGTLYNHIPDLRELRAGAVPRQIGAPTK is encoded by the coding sequence ATGACCGCCCCCGAATTGACCGAACCGGGTCTCCTCGTCGCCGAGCCGCTCGTCCGCACCGAGATCAAGATTGGATACGCCCGGGTCTCGACCAGCGGGCAGAAGCTCGAACGGCAGCTCGACGCGCTCACGGCCGCCGGGTGCCGGAAGATCTTCGCGGACAAGAAGTCCGGCAAGAACGCGCTCCGTCCCGAGCTGAAGGCGTGCCACGCCTTCCTCGACCCCGGCGACACCCTCGTCGTCCCGAGCCTGGACCGCTACGGCCGCAGTCTCCAGGACCTCATCAACATGGTCGCCGAACTCCGCACCCGCGGCATCGGCTTCACCTCGCTGCACGAGAACCTGGACACCACCACCCCCGGCGGCCGGCTCGTCTTCCACGTCTTCGCCGCCCTGGCCGAGTTCATCCGCGAACTCATCGTCATCGGCACCAACGAGGGCCTGGTCGCCGCCCGCGAGCGGGGCCGGGTCGGCGGACGCCCCAGCGTCGCCACCGAGGAGATCATCCGCGCCGCCCGCGACCTGCTGCCCGACCCCGGCCGCTCGATCACCTCGATCGCCAAGCTCCTCGGCGTCTCCCCCGGCACCCTCTACAACCACATCCCCGACCTGCGCGAGCTACGCGCTGGCGCCGTGCCCCGCCAGATCGGAGCGCCGACGAAGTAG
- a CDS encoding PRC-barrel domain-containing protein, with protein MSFDMWAYHPESHHTPGMILIGYTVMATDGEIGTVHEDIEEPGSTYVVVDTDPWTFDTPVLLPAGTIMRVDRHDKTILVNRTRDEIRHAPAYDPKQHHDDSPYRDRLADYYRPFYS; from the coding sequence ATGAGCTTCGACATGTGGGCCTACCACCCGGAGTCGCACCACACCCCTGGCATGATCCTCATCGGCTACACCGTGATGGCGACCGACGGAGAGATCGGCACCGTCCACGAGGACATCGAGGAACCCGGCTCCACCTACGTGGTCGTCGACACCGACCCGTGGACCTTCGACACGCCGGTGCTCCTGCCGGCCGGCACCATCATGCGCGTGGACCGCCACGACAAGACCATCCTCGTCAACCGCACCCGGGACGAGATCAGGCACGCCCCCGCCTACGACCCGAAACAGCACCACGACGACAGCCCGTACCGCGACCGACTCGCCGACTACTACCGCCCCTTCTACTCCTGA